A single window of Nasonia vitripennis strain AsymCx chromosome 4, Nvit_psr_1.1, whole genome shotgun sequence DNA harbors:
- the LOC100114786 gene encoding protein transport protein Sec23A isoform X2 has product MTTYDEFIQQNEDRNGVRFTWNVWPSSKVDATRLVVPLGTLYQPIKERPDLPPIQYDPVLCTRSTCRAILNPLCQVDYRAKLWVCNFCFQRNPFPPQYAAISEQHQPAELIPMFSTIEYTIMRAQCLPPIFLLVVDTCLDEEELTALKDSLQMSLSLLPPNALIGLITFGKMVLVHELGSEGCSRSYVFRGTKDLQPKQVQDMLGIGRAVPGQNPNQRGPTGQPLPPANRFLQPVHKCDMSLTDLLGELQRDPWPVGPGKRPLRSTGVALAVATGLLEASYANTGGRIMLFVGGPCSQGPGQVVTDDLRQPIRSHHDIQKDNAKHMKKATKHYDNLAARAAANGHIIDIYSCALDQTGLLEMRQCCNSTGGHMVMGDSFNSSLFKQTFQRVFAKDPKGDLKMAFNATLEIKTSRELKVSGAIGPCVSLNVKGPSVGEQEIGLGGTCQWKFCSLTPSTTTALFFEVVNQQAAPIPQEGRGCIQFITQYQHSSGQRRIRVTTVARNWMDARALHHIAAGFDQEAAAVLMSRLAVFRAESEDGPDVLRWVDRMLIRLCQKFGEYAKDDPNSFKLAENFSLYPQFMYHLRRSQFLQVFNNSPDETSFYRHMLMREDLTNSLIMVQPILYSYGFGGPPEPVLLDTSSIQPDRILLMDTFFQILIFHGETIAQWRQLKYQDLPEYENFKQLLAAPVDDAAEILAGRFPAPRYIDTEQGGSQARFLLSKVNPSQTHNNMYAYGTESGAPVLTDDVSLQVFMEHLKKLAVSSTA; this is encoded by the exons ATGACGACTTACGACGAATTCATTCAGCAAAATGAGGACAGAAATGGAGTGCGGTTCACATGGAATGTTTGGCCATCATCGAAAGTTGATGCCACCAGATTAGTCGTTCCATTAGGAACTCTTTACCAGCCAATCAAGGAACGACCTGATCTTCCTCCGATTCAATATGATCCTGTGTTGTGTACTAGGTCAACATGCAGGGCTATTCTGAATCCTCTTTGCCAAGTAGATTATCGCGCAAAGCTTTGGGTGTGCAATTTTTGCTTCCAAAGAAATCCA TTCCCACCTCAATATGCTGCAATTTCAGAACAGCATCAGCCAGCTGAATTGATTCCAATGTTTTCaacaattgaatatactataatg AGAGCTCAGTGCCTACCACCTATATTTCTACTTGTTGTGGATACTTGTTTGGATGAGGAGGAATTGACTGCATTAAAAGATTCCTTGCAAATGTCTTTATCGCTACTGCCTCCTAATGCGTTAATAGGTCTTATAACCTTTGGAAAAATGGTACTAGTCCATGAATTGGGTTCTGAAGGATGCAGTAGAAGTTATGTATTTCGTGGAACAAAAGATTTGCAACCTAAGCAAGTTCAAGATATGCTAGGAATTGGGAGAGCTGTTCCTGGACAGAATCCAAACCAGAGAGGACCAACCGGACAGCCATTGCCACCTGCTAACAGATTCTTGCAGCCAGTTCACAAATGTGACATGAGCTTGACAGATCTTTTAGGAGAGTTACAAAGAGACCCATGGCCTGTTGGCCCTGGAAAGCGCCCACTTAGGTCAACAGGAGTTGCTTTGGCTGTAGCTACAGGCTTATTGGAAGCTAGCTATGCTAACACTGGAGGAAG AATTATGCTGTTTGTTGGAGGACCCTGCTCCCAAGGTCCTGGCCAAGTTGTTACTGATGATCTTCGTCAACCTATCAGATCTCATCATGACATCCAAAAAGATAATGCAAAGCACATGAAAAAAGCCACAAAACACTATGATAATTTGGCAGCTCGGGCAGCAGCCAATGGTCATATTATAGACATTTATTCATGTGCACTTGACCAAACGGGTCTTTTAGAGATGAGGCAATGTTGCAATTCTACTGGTGGACATATGGTGATGGGAGATTCCTTCAATTCGTCGCTGTTTAAGCAAACTTTCCAACGTGTATTTGCCAAAGATCCCAAGGGTGATCTCAAAATGGCTTTCAATGCAACCCTGGAAATAAAGACATCTCGGGAGCTGAAAGTCTCCGGCGCCATTGGTCCTTGTGTATCATTAAATGTAAAGGGACCAAGCGTGGGCGAACAAGAGATAGGATTAGGTGGTACCTGCCAATGGAAGTTCTGTTCATTGACGCCTTCAACAACAACCGCGTTATTTTTTGAAGTTGTCAATCAACAGGCGGCTCCAATTCCACAAGAAGGAAGAGGCTGCATTCAATTCATCACACAATACCAGCACAGTAGTGGCCAGAGAAGAATCAGAGTGACAACAGTTGCTAGAAA TTGGATGGACGCAAGAGCTTTACACCACATCGCCGCCGGATTCGATCAAGAGGCCGCCGCTGTTTTAATGTCTCGCCTAGCAGTGTTTAGAGCTGAAAGTGAGGATGGTCCAGATGTCTTAAGATGGGTAGACAGAATGCTCATAAGACTC TGCCAGAAATTTGGAGAATATGCAAAGGACGATCCAAATAGCTTCAAACTTGCAGAAAACTTCTCCCTTTATCCACAGTTTATGTATCATTTACGTAGATCGCAGTTTTTGCAAGTCTTTAACAATTCTCCAGATGAAACTAGTTTCTATAGGCATATGCTAATGCGTGAAGATTTGACAAACTCATTGATTATGGTTCAACCGATTTTGTACAGTTATGGATTTGGTGGTCCACCAGAACCCGTTTTGTTAGATACATCATCCATCCAACCTGATAGAATTCTTTTGATGGACACATTTTTCCAGATTCTCATTTTCCATGGAGAG ACAATCGCGCAATGGCGTCAACTGAAATACCAAGATCTTCCCGAATACGAAAATTTCAAGCAGCTACTAGCCGCACCGGTAGATGATGCGGCGGAAATATTAGCAGGAAGATTCCCAGCTCCACGGTATATCGATACTGAACAGGGTGGCTCTCAAGCTAGATTCCTCCTTAGCAAGGTCAATCCTAGTCAGACGCACAACAATATGTACGCTTATGGAACG GAAAGCGGAGCTCCGGTACTGACGGACGATGTGAGTCTACAGGTATTCATGGAACACTTGAAGAAATTGGCAGTATCATCTACAGCTTAG
- the LOC100114786 gene encoding protein transport protein Sec23A isoform X1, producing the protein MTTYDEFIQQNEDRNGVRFTWNVWPSSKVDATRLVVPLGTLYQPIKERPDLPPIQYDPVLCTRSTCRAILNPLCQVDYRAKLWVCNFCFQRNPFPPQYAAISEQHQPAELIPMFSTIEYTIMRAQCLPPIFLLVVDTCLDEEELTALKDSLQMSLSLLPPNALIGLITFGKMVLVHELGSEGCSRSYVFRGTKDLQPKQVQDMLGIGRAVPGQNPNQRGPTGQPLPPANRFLQPVHKCDMSLTDLLGELQRDPWPVGPGKRPLRSTGVALAVATGLLEASYANTGGRIMLFVGGPCSQGPGQVVTDDLRQPIRSHHDIQKDNAKHMKKATKHYDNLAARAAANGHIIDIYSCALDQTGLLEMRQCCNSTGGHMVMGDSFNSSLFKQTFQRVFAKDPKGDLKMAFNATLEIKTSRELKVSGAIGPCVSLNVKGPSVGEQEIGLGGTCQWKFCSLTPSTTTALFFEVVNQQAAPIPQEGRGCIQFITQYQHSSGQRRIRVTTVARNWMDARALHHIAAGFDQEAAAVLMSRLAVFRAESEDGPDVLRWVDRMLIRLCQKFGEYAKDDPNSFKLAENFSLYPQFMYHLRRSQFLQVFNNSPDETSFYRHMLMREDLTNSLIMVQPILYSYGFGGPPEPVLLDTSSIQPDRILLMDTFFQILIFHGETIAQWRQLKYQDLPEYENFKQLLAAPVDDAAEILAGRFPAPRYIDTEQGGSQARFLLSKVNPSQTHNNMYAYGTGMPMSNGESGAPVLTDDVSLQVFMEHLKKLAVSSTA; encoded by the exons ATGACGACTTACGACGAATTCATTCAGCAAAATGAGGACAGAAATGGAGTGCGGTTCACATGGAATGTTTGGCCATCATCGAAAGTTGATGCCACCAGATTAGTCGTTCCATTAGGAACTCTTTACCAGCCAATCAAGGAACGACCTGATCTTCCTCCGATTCAATATGATCCTGTGTTGTGTACTAGGTCAACATGCAGGGCTATTCTGAATCCTCTTTGCCAAGTAGATTATCGCGCAAAGCTTTGGGTGTGCAATTTTTGCTTCCAAAGAAATCCA TTCCCACCTCAATATGCTGCAATTTCAGAACAGCATCAGCCAGCTGAATTGATTCCAATGTTTTCaacaattgaatatactataatg AGAGCTCAGTGCCTACCACCTATATTTCTACTTGTTGTGGATACTTGTTTGGATGAGGAGGAATTGACTGCATTAAAAGATTCCTTGCAAATGTCTTTATCGCTACTGCCTCCTAATGCGTTAATAGGTCTTATAACCTTTGGAAAAATGGTACTAGTCCATGAATTGGGTTCTGAAGGATGCAGTAGAAGTTATGTATTTCGTGGAACAAAAGATTTGCAACCTAAGCAAGTTCAAGATATGCTAGGAATTGGGAGAGCTGTTCCTGGACAGAATCCAAACCAGAGAGGACCAACCGGACAGCCATTGCCACCTGCTAACAGATTCTTGCAGCCAGTTCACAAATGTGACATGAGCTTGACAGATCTTTTAGGAGAGTTACAAAGAGACCCATGGCCTGTTGGCCCTGGAAAGCGCCCACTTAGGTCAACAGGAGTTGCTTTGGCTGTAGCTACAGGCTTATTGGAAGCTAGCTATGCTAACACTGGAGGAAG AATTATGCTGTTTGTTGGAGGACCCTGCTCCCAAGGTCCTGGCCAAGTTGTTACTGATGATCTTCGTCAACCTATCAGATCTCATCATGACATCCAAAAAGATAATGCAAAGCACATGAAAAAAGCCACAAAACACTATGATAATTTGGCAGCTCGGGCAGCAGCCAATGGTCATATTATAGACATTTATTCATGTGCACTTGACCAAACGGGTCTTTTAGAGATGAGGCAATGTTGCAATTCTACTGGTGGACATATGGTGATGGGAGATTCCTTCAATTCGTCGCTGTTTAAGCAAACTTTCCAACGTGTATTTGCCAAAGATCCCAAGGGTGATCTCAAAATGGCTTTCAATGCAACCCTGGAAATAAAGACATCTCGGGAGCTGAAAGTCTCCGGCGCCATTGGTCCTTGTGTATCATTAAATGTAAAGGGACCAAGCGTGGGCGAACAAGAGATAGGATTAGGTGGTACCTGCCAATGGAAGTTCTGTTCATTGACGCCTTCAACAACAACCGCGTTATTTTTTGAAGTTGTCAATCAACAGGCGGCTCCAATTCCACAAGAAGGAAGAGGCTGCATTCAATTCATCACACAATACCAGCACAGTAGTGGCCAGAGAAGAATCAGAGTGACAACAGTTGCTAGAAA TTGGATGGACGCAAGAGCTTTACACCACATCGCCGCCGGATTCGATCAAGAGGCCGCCGCTGTTTTAATGTCTCGCCTAGCAGTGTTTAGAGCTGAAAGTGAGGATGGTCCAGATGTCTTAAGATGGGTAGACAGAATGCTCATAAGACTC TGCCAGAAATTTGGAGAATATGCAAAGGACGATCCAAATAGCTTCAAACTTGCAGAAAACTTCTCCCTTTATCCACAGTTTATGTATCATTTACGTAGATCGCAGTTTTTGCAAGTCTTTAACAATTCTCCAGATGAAACTAGTTTCTATAGGCATATGCTAATGCGTGAAGATTTGACAAACTCATTGATTATGGTTCAACCGATTTTGTACAGTTATGGATTTGGTGGTCCACCAGAACCCGTTTTGTTAGATACATCATCCATCCAACCTGATAGAATTCTTTTGATGGACACATTTTTCCAGATTCTCATTTTCCATGGAGAG ACAATCGCGCAATGGCGTCAACTGAAATACCAAGATCTTCCCGAATACGAAAATTTCAAGCAGCTACTAGCCGCACCGGTAGATGATGCGGCGGAAATATTAGCAGGAAGATTCCCAGCTCCACGGTATATCGATACTGAACAGGGTGGCTCTCAAGCTAGATTCCTCCTTAGCAAGGTCAATCCTAGTCAGACGCACAACAATATGTACGCTTATGGAACG GGAATGCCGATGTCCAATGGG GAAAGCGGAGCTCCGGTACTGACGGACGATGTGAGTCTACAGGTATTCATGGAACACTTGAAGAAATTGGCAGTATCATCTACAGCTTAG
- the LOC100114751 gene encoding electron transfer flavoprotein subunit beta: MARVLVGVKRVIDYAVKIRVKPDKSGVITDGVKHSMNPFDEIAIEEAVRMKEKKLAQEVIAVSCGPAQAQETLRTALAMGADKGIHVEISGPEYETLQPIHVSKILAKLAQDEKADLVIVGKQAIDDDCNQTAQMTGGVLGWPTATFCSKIEHGKGEMTVTREIDGGLEVIKVKTPAVLSADLRLNEPRYATLPNIMKAKKKPVKKVSPKDLGVDIASRIEVISVEDPPVRQAGSILPDVDTLVAKLKEGGHC, translated from the exons ATGGCCCGTGTTCTCGTTGGAGTGAAAAGAGTCATTGATTATGCCGTTAAA ATACGAGTCAAGCCAGATAAATCTGGAGTCATCACAGATGGAGTTAAACACTCCATGAACCCATTTGATGAGATTGCAATTGAAGAGGCAGTACGCATGAAGGAGAAAAAGTTGGCACAAGAAGTCATTGCAGTCAGCTGTGGTCCTGCTCAAGCTCAGGAGACGCTTAGAACTGCTCTTGCAATGGGTGCCGACAAGGGTATTCATGTAGAAATTTCAGGTCCCGAGTATGAAACTCTCCAGCCGATTCATGTATCAAAGATCTTGGCTAAACTGGCACAAGATGAAAAAGCAGATTTGGTAATAGTAGGAAAGCAGGCTATTGATGATGATTGCAACCAAACGGCTCAGATGACTGGTGGAGTTCTAGGCTGGCCTACTGCCACATTCTGTAGCAAG ATCGAACATGGCAAGGGAGAAATGACTGTTACTAGAGAAATTGATGGTGGTTTAGAAGTTATCAAAGTCAAAACTCCTGCTGTGCTTAGCGCTGATTTGCGTTTGAACGAGCCTAGATATGCAACCTTACCAAATATCATGAAAGCAAAAAAGAAACCTGTGAAGAAAGTTTCACCCAAAGATTTAGGTGTGGACATTGCATCCAGAATTGAAGTTATTTCGGTAGAAGATCCACCGGTTCGTCAAGCTGGTTCTATTCTTCCTGATGTTGACACCTTAGTTGCTAAATTAAAAGAGGGAGGTCATTGTTAA